A region of Rhodamnia argentea isolate NSW1041297 chromosome 9, ASM2092103v1, whole genome shotgun sequence DNA encodes the following proteins:
- the LOC115755578 gene encoding very-long-chain aldehyde decarbonylase CER1-like has protein sequence MASKPGLLTEWPWKPLGSFKYAILAPWAAHGTYQFMAKGPDERDLGYFLIFPFLLARMLHNQIWISLARHRTAKGNNRIVDRGIEFEQVDRESNWDDQILLNGALFYASLLTIPEASHLPLWRTDGVIATVLIHASAVEFLYYWLHRALHHHFLYSRYHSHHHSSIVTEPITSVIHPFAEHIAYFMLFGIPLFTTLFSRTASIASLMGYIMYIDFMNNMGHCNFELIPNCLFTIFPPLKYLMYTPSFHSLHHTQFRTNYSLFMPIYDYIYGTTDRSTDDTYETSLRRAEDLPDVVHLTHLMTPESIYHLQLGFASLASRPHSPKWYLRMLWPLTLASVAWTWIYGHSFVLERNSFRKLKLQSWVIPRYNVQYLLQWRREATNGLIEEAILDANQRGVKVLTLGLLNQGEELNRNGELYVQKHRDLRTKLVDGSSLAVAVVLHSIPKGTSQVLLRGNLNKLAYAIAHALCARGVQVNVASKDEHEKLKGSLNGTYGGNLILSTTYSQKIWLVGDGRGEEEQKKAPKGTLFIPFSQFPPKQIRKDCLYHITPAMIAPRSFSNLHSCENWLPRRVMSAWRVAGIVHALEGWNVNECGNTMHDIEKAWEASLRHGFQPLAISAV, from the exons ATGGCTTCCAAACCAGGACTTCTCACCGAGTGGCCATGGAAGCCTCTGGGGAGCTTCAAG TACGCCATTTTGGCACCATGGGCGGCTCACGGCACGTACCAATTCATGGCGAAGGGGCCCGACGAGAGGGACTTGGGCTATTTCCTCATATTCCCTTTTCTTCTGGCGAGGATGCTTCACAATCAGATCTGGATCTCGCTCGCCCGCCATCGTACGGCTAAAGGCAACAACCGGATCGTCGACAGAGGCATCGAGTTCGAGCAAGTCGACCGAGAAAGCaattg GGACGACCAGATCTTGCTCAACGGGGCTCTATTTTACGCGAGTCTCCTGACAATCCCAGAAGCCTCCCACTTGCCACTATGGAGAACGGACGGGGTGATCGCCACCGTCCTGATCCATGCCTCGGCCGTGGAGTTCCTGTATTACTGGCTTCACCGAGCTCTCCACCATCATTTTCTCTATTCTCGCTATCACTCCCACCACCACTCCTCCATTGTCACCGAGCCCATCACCT CGGTAATTCATCCGTTCGCGGAACACATAGCGTATTTCATGCTATTCGGAATACCCTTGTTCACGACGCTGTTCTCGAGAACGGCATCGATAGCATCCCTGATGGGCTACATCATGTACATTGATTTCATGAACAACATGGGTCACTGCAACTTCGAGCTCATCCCCAATTGCCTCTTCACCATCTTTCCACCTCTCAAGTACTTGATGTACACTCCATC CTTCCACTCGTTGCACCACACCCAATTCCGGACAAACTACAGCCTCTTCATGCCGATCTACGACTACATATACGGGACGACGGACCGGTCAACGGACGACACGTACGAGACGTCCCTTCGGAGAGCGGAAGACTTGCCGGACGTGGTGCATCTGACGCACCTGATGACGCCGGAGTCCATCTATCACCTGCAGCTAGGGTTCGCCTCCCTCGCGTCCCGGCCTCACTCACCCAAGTGGTACCTGCGGATGCTGTGGCCGCTCACGCTCGCCTCTGTGGCATGGACCTGGATCTACGGCCATTCCTTCGTCTTGGAGAGGAACAGCTTCAGGAAACTCAAGTTGCAATCTTGGGTGATTCCAAGATACAATGTCCAA TATTTATTACAATGGCGAAGGGAAGCCACCAATGGTTTGATAGAAGAAGCTATCCTGGATGCTAATCAGAGAGGAGTCAAGGTTCTAACATTGGGTCTTCTCAATCAG GGAGAGGAATTGAACAGGAATGGTGAATTGTACGTTCAAAAGCACAGAGATTTGAGGACCAAGTTGGTGGATGGGAGTAGCTTGGCAGTGGCAGTTGTGCTTCACAGCATTCCCAAAGGGACAAGCCAAGTGCTCCTCAGAGGCAACCTTAACAAGCTTGCTTATGCCATTGCCCATGCTTTATGTGCAAGGGGTGTCCAG GTAAACGTAGCTTCTAAGGATGAACATGAGAAGCTCAAAGGGAGTCTCAATGGGACGTACGGGGGCAATTTGATCCTTTCGACAACTTATTCTCAAAAG ATATGGTTGGTAGGAGATGGACGTGGCGAAGAAGAGCAGAAAAAGGCACCCAAAGGAACGTTGTTCATACCCTTTTCTCAATTCCCTCCTAAGCAAATCCGCAAAGATTGCCTGTACCACATCACTCCAGCAATGATCGCTCCCCGGTCATTCAGTAATTTGCACTCCTGTGAG AATTGGTTGCCGAGAAGGGTGATGAGCGCTTGGCGAGTAGCAGGGATAGTGCATGCTTTAGAAGGATGGAATGTGAACGAGTGTGGAAACACAATGCACGACATAGAGAAAGCATGGGAAGCAAGCCTCCGACACGGGTTCCAGCCGCTGGCCATCTCAGCCGTGTGA